A stretch of the Zonotrichia leucophrys gambelii isolate GWCS_2022_RI chromosome 22, RI_Zleu_2.0, whole genome shotgun sequence genome encodes the following:
- the ANXA4 gene encoding annexin A4, producing the protein MATVKGVSSFSAEQEAQALRKAMKGLGTDEDAIIETLTKLNVSQRQQVLITYKSTIGRDLIDDLKSELSGNFERVIIGLMTPTTMYDVHELRRALKGAGTDEGCLIEILASRTNAEIRHINENYKIQYGSTLEDDIVSDTSSLFRRVLVSLATGNRDEGTFVDEALAQQDAQVLYEAGEKKWGTDEVKFLSILCTRNRCHLLRVFDVYRVIANKDITDSIKSEMSGDLEDALLAVVKCMRNKPAYFAERLYKSMKGLGTDDSTLIRVMVSRAEIDMLYIRREFLAMYGKSLHSFIKGDCSGDYRKVLLRLCGGED; encoded by the exons ATG GCAACAGTCAAGGGTGTCTCATCTTTCAGTGCTGAGCAAGAAGCACAGGCTCTAAGGAAGGCCATGAAGGGCCTTG GCACGGATGAAGATGCCATCATTGAGACCTTGACCAAGCTGAACGTTTCCCAGCGCCAGCAAGTTCTGATCACCTATAAAAGCACTATTGGCAGG GATTTGATTGATGACTTGAAGTCTGAGCTGAGTGGGAATTTTGAAAGGGTGATCATTGGTTTGATGACTCCTACCACCATGTATGACGTGCATGAACTGAGGAGGGCTCTAAAG ggagcagggacagatgAAGGCTGCCTGATTGAAATCCTGGCGTCTCGCACCAACGCCGAGATCCGGCACATCAATGAGAACTACAAAATCC agTATGGGTCCACCCTGGAGGACGACATCGTCTCTGACACCTCGTCCCTGTTCCGCAGGGTGCTCGTGTCCCTGGCCACG GGTAACAGAGATGAGGGAACATTCGTGGATGAGGCCCTTGCTCAACAAGATGCTCAG GTGCTGTATGAAGCTGGGGAGAAGAAATGGGGAACAGATGAGGTGAAGTTCTTGTCCATCCTCTGCACAAGGAACAGGTGCCACCTGCTCAGAG TTTTTGATGTGTACAGAGTGATTGCTAATAAGGACATCACAGACAGCATTAAATCCGAGATGTCAGGAGACCTTGAGGATGCTTTGTTAGCTGTGG TAAAGTGCATGAGGAACAAACCTGCTTATTTTGCTGAAAGATTGTACAAATCCATGAAG GGCCTGGGCACTGATGACAGCACGCTGATCCGGGTGATGGTGTCCCGTGCTGAGATAGACATGCTCTACATCAGGAGGGAGTTCCTGGCCATGTATGGAAAATCACTCCACTCCTTCATCAAG GGAGACTGCTCAGGGGACTACAGGAAGGtcctgctcaggctgtgtgGTGGGGAGGACTAA